From Vitis vinifera cultivar Pinot Noir 40024 chromosome 3, ASM3070453v1, the proteins below share one genomic window:
- the LOC100853320 gene encoding glucan endo-1,3-beta-D-glucosidase isoform X1, with the protein MPTLSHASIFFFFFSLLFPSLRFAIGFQWSGGTRVHEWVFGYIMGEKLEQRGQDSQSFIGINYGQVANNLPPPEATAKLLKSTSIEKVRLYGADPGIIKALANTGIGIVIGAANGDIPALASDPNFAAQWVNSNVIAYYPASKIILITVGNEVMSSTDQNLMSQLLPAMQNVQNALNAASLGGKIKVSTVHSMAVLTQSDPPSSGAFNPATSDTMRGLLEFQRNTGSPFAINPYPFFAYQSDPRPETLAFCLFQPNAGRVDSGNNIKYTNMFDAQVDAVRSALNAMGFKEVEIVVAETGWPYSGDANGVGPSIENAKAYNGNLIAHLRSMAGTPLMPGKSVDTYIFALYDENLKPGPGSERAFGLFKPDLSMTYDVSLSKSSQTPSTPETPVNPSPNPTASSVWCVPKTGVSDAQLQANLDYACSQGIDCTPIQPGGACFEPNTVASHAAYAMNLLYQSSGKNSWNCDFTQTATLTSSNPSKFSSTSPSTNFE; encoded by the exons ATGCCTACTCTCTCTCACGcttccatcttcttcttcttcttctctcttctcttcccatCTCTTCGCTTCGCCA TTGGGTTTCAGTGGAGTGGTGGAACTCGAGTACATGAATGGGTTTTTGGGTATATAATGGGGGAGAAGCTGGAACAGCGTGGTCAAG ATTCGCAGTCTTTCATCGGCATCAACTATGGGCAAGTCGCCAACAACCTACCGCCGCCTGAGGCCACCGCGAAGCTGCTCAAATCCACGTCAATTGAAAAGGTCAGATTATACGGCGCCGATCCGGGAATCATCAAAGCTCTTGCCAACACTGGTATCGGGATCGTTATCGGCGCCGCCAACGGCGACATCCCCGCCCTAGCCTCCGATCCGAACTTCGCGGCTCAGTGGGTGAACTCAAACGTCATCGCCTACTACCCTGCAAGCAAGATTATCCTCATCACTGTTGGCAACGAGGTCATGAGCTCCACCGACCAGAACCTGATGTCGCAGCTCTTGCCGGCGATGCAAAATGTCCAGAATGCCCTCAACGCGGCGTCACTGGGAGGAAAAATCAAGGTCTCAACCGTGCACTCCATGGCCGTGTTGACTCAGTCTGACCCGCCCTCCTCCGGCGCTTTCAACCCGGCGACTTCGGACACAATGAGGGGCTTGTTGGAGTTCCAGAGAAACACTGGCTCGCCTTTTGCCATCAACCCATACCCTTTCTTCGCGTACCAGAGCGATCCCAGGCCCGAGACACTCGCCTTTTGCCTGTTTCAACCCAACGCGGGACGAGTTGACTCGGGCAACAATATCAAGTACACGAACATGTTTGATGCCCAG GTTGATGCTGTGAGATCTGCTTTAAATGCAATGGGATTCAAGGAAGTTGAGATTGTTGTTGCTGAGACAGGGTGGCCATACAGTGGAGATGCCAATGGAGTTGGGCCCAGCATTGAGAATGCGAAGGCCTACAATGGGAATTTGATTGCCCACCTTAGATCAATGGCTGGGACCCCATTGATGCCTGGGAAATCTGTGGATACGTATATTTTTGCACTTTATGATGAGAATTTGAAACCTGGTCCAGGCTCGGAACGGGCATTTGGACTTTTCAAGCCTGATCTTTCCATGACATATGATGTCTCTCTTTCAAAGAGTAGCCAG ACCCCATCAACCCCGGAAACTCCAGTGAATCCATCACCAAACCCAACAGCTAGTTCTGTCTGGTGTGTGCCCAAGACTGGTGTTTCTGATGCTCAACTGCAGGCAAATCTTGACTATGCTTGCAGCCAGGGCATCGACTGCACCCCAATTCAACCTGGTGGCGCTTGTTTTGAACCAAACACCGTTGCATCTCATGCTGCTTATGCCATGAACCTGCTCTATCAATCTTCTGGCAAGAATTCATGGAACTGTGATTTCACTCAGACAGCAACGCTCACATCCAGCAATCCAAGTAAATTCTCCTCCACTTCACCATCAACCAATTTTGAATAA
- the LOC100853320 gene encoding glucan endo-1,3-beta-D-glucosidase isoform X2, with protein MPTLSHASIFFFFFSLLFPSLRFAIGFQWSGGTRVHEWVFGYIMGEKLEQRGQDSQSFIGINYGQVANNLPPPEATAKLLKSTSIEKVRLYGADPGIIKALANTGIGIVIGAANGDIPALASDPNFAAQWVNSNVIAYYPASKIILITVGNEVMSSTDQNLMSQLLPAMQNVQNALNAASLGGKIKVSTVHSMAVLTQSDPPSSGAFNPATSDTMRGLLEFQRNTGSPFAINPYPFFAYQSDPRPETLAFCLFQPNAGRVDSGNNIKYTNMFDAQVDAVRSALNAMGFKEVEIVVAETGWPYSGDANGVGPSIENAKAYNGNLIAHLRSMAGTPLMPGKSVDTYIFALYDENLKPGPGSERAFGLFKPDLSMTYDVSLSKSSQTPSTPETPVNPSPNPTASSVWCVPKTGVSDAQLQANLDYACSQGIDCTPIQPGGACFEPNTVASHAAYAMNLLYQSSGKNSWNCDFTQTATLTSSNPSYNACTFPGS; from the exons ATGCCTACTCTCTCTCACGcttccatcttcttcttcttcttctctcttctcttcccatCTCTTCGCTTCGCCA TTGGGTTTCAGTGGAGTGGTGGAACTCGAGTACATGAATGGGTTTTTGGGTATATAATGGGGGAGAAGCTGGAACAGCGTGGTCAAG ATTCGCAGTCTTTCATCGGCATCAACTATGGGCAAGTCGCCAACAACCTACCGCCGCCTGAGGCCACCGCGAAGCTGCTCAAATCCACGTCAATTGAAAAGGTCAGATTATACGGCGCCGATCCGGGAATCATCAAAGCTCTTGCCAACACTGGTATCGGGATCGTTATCGGCGCCGCCAACGGCGACATCCCCGCCCTAGCCTCCGATCCGAACTTCGCGGCTCAGTGGGTGAACTCAAACGTCATCGCCTACTACCCTGCAAGCAAGATTATCCTCATCACTGTTGGCAACGAGGTCATGAGCTCCACCGACCAGAACCTGATGTCGCAGCTCTTGCCGGCGATGCAAAATGTCCAGAATGCCCTCAACGCGGCGTCACTGGGAGGAAAAATCAAGGTCTCAACCGTGCACTCCATGGCCGTGTTGACTCAGTCTGACCCGCCCTCCTCCGGCGCTTTCAACCCGGCGACTTCGGACACAATGAGGGGCTTGTTGGAGTTCCAGAGAAACACTGGCTCGCCTTTTGCCATCAACCCATACCCTTTCTTCGCGTACCAGAGCGATCCCAGGCCCGAGACACTCGCCTTTTGCCTGTTTCAACCCAACGCGGGACGAGTTGACTCGGGCAACAATATCAAGTACACGAACATGTTTGATGCCCAG GTTGATGCTGTGAGATCTGCTTTAAATGCAATGGGATTCAAGGAAGTTGAGATTGTTGTTGCTGAGACAGGGTGGCCATACAGTGGAGATGCCAATGGAGTTGGGCCCAGCATTGAGAATGCGAAGGCCTACAATGGGAATTTGATTGCCCACCTTAGATCAATGGCTGGGACCCCATTGATGCCTGGGAAATCTGTGGATACGTATATTTTTGCACTTTATGATGAGAATTTGAAACCTGGTCCAGGCTCGGAACGGGCATTTGGACTTTTCAAGCCTGATCTTTCCATGACATATGATGTCTCTCTTTCAAAGAGTAGCCAG ACCCCATCAACCCCGGAAACTCCAGTGAATCCATCACCAAACCCAACAGCTAGTTCTGTCTGGTGTGTGCCCAAGACTGGTGTTTCTGATGCTCAACTGCAGGCAAATCTTGACTATGCTTGCAGCCAGGGCATCGACTGCACCCCAATTCAACCTGGTGGCGCTTGTTTTGAACCAAACACCGTTGCATCTCATGCTGCTTATGCCATGAACCTGCTCTATCAATCTTCTGGCAAGAATTCATGGAACTGTGATTTCACTCAGACAGCAACGCTCACATCCAGCAATCCAA GTTATAATGCTTGCACTTTCCCTGGTAGCTGA
- the LOC100853292 gene encoding guanine nucleotide-binding protein subunit beta-2: MSVAELKERHMAATETVNSLRERLKQKRLLLLDTDVAGYARAQGKSPVTFGPTDLVCCRTLQGHTGKVYSLDWTTEKNRIVSASQDGRLIVWNALTSQKTHAIKLPCAWVMTCAFSPSGQSVACGGLDSVCSIFNLNSPTDKDGNLAMSKMLSGHKGYVSSCQYVPDEDTHLITSSGDQTCVLWDITTGLRTSVFGGEFQSGHTADVLSVSISGSNSRMFVSGSCDATARLWDTRAASRAVRTFHGHEGDVNTVRFFPDGNRFGTGSDDGTCRLFDIRTGHQLQVYYQEHGDNEAPHVTSIAFSISGRLLFAGYSNGDCYVWDTLLAKVVLNLGSLQNSHDSRISCLGLSADGSALCTGSWDTNLKIWAFGGHRRVI, from the exons ATGTCTGTAGCGGAACTCAAAGAGCGCCACATGGCGGCCACCGAGACTGTGAACTCTCTCAGAGAACGCTTGAAGCAGAAGCGACTTTTGCTTCTAGACACTGATG TGGCGGGATACGCAAGGGCACAGGGGAAGAGTCCGGTGACCTTTGGACCGACGGATCTGGTGTGCTGCAGGACGTTGCAGGGGCATACGGGGAAG GTGTATTCATTGGACTGGACTACAGAAAAGAACCGAATTGTCAGTGCTTCGCAAGATGGCCGGTTAATAGTTTGGAATGCCCTGACAAGCCAGAAAACTCATGCCATAAAGCTGCCTTGTGCATGGGTCATGACATGTGCTTTTTCTCCGAGTGGGCAGTCTGTTGCCTGTGGCGGTCTAGATAGTGTATGCTCAATCTTCAATCTGAATTCCCCCACAGACAAGGATGGCAATTTAGCAATGTCAAAAATGCTTAGTGGACATAAGGGTTATGTGTCCTCTTGTCAGTATGTCCCAGATGAGGACACTCACCTAATAACCAGTTCTGGTGATCAGACATGTGTTCTATGGGATATTACCACAGGGCTCAGAACTTCTGTGTTTGGAGGTGAATTTCAATCTGGACACACTGCTGATGTATTGAG TGTCTCAATTAGTGGATCAAACTCAAGAATGTTTGTATCTGGTTCATGTGATGCAACTGCCCGTTTGTGGGACACTCGTGCTGCAAGTCGAGCTGTGCGTACATTTCATGGCCATGAGGGAGATGTTAATACTGTGAGGTTCTTTCCAGATGGGAATAGATTTGGGACTGGCTCAGACGATGGAACTTGCAGATTATTTGACATCAGGACAGGTCACCAACTCCAAGTATATTATCAAGAACATGGTGATAACGAAGCCCCACACGTGACCTCCATTGCATTCTCCATATCAGGCAGACTTCTCTTTGCTGGATACTCAAATGGGGATTGCTATGTCTGGGATACTTTATTGGCAAAG GTGGTTCTGAACCTGGGATCTCTCCAAAACTCACATGATAGTCGGATCAGCTGTTTAGGTTTGTCAGCTGATGGGAGTGCCTTATGTACAGGAAGTTGGGACACAAACCTTAAG